Proteins encoded in a region of the Teredinibacter purpureus genome:
- the murA gene encoding UDP-N-acetylglucosamine 1-carboxyvinyltransferase, with amino-acid sequence MDKLIIQGGPKICGEIRISGSKNSGLPILAATLLANGPMNICNLPHLNDITTMLALLRCMGVGITINENMAVEVDPTTLTDHEAPYELVKTMRASILVLGPTLAKFGKADVSFPGGCAIGSRPVDIHLRGLEAMGAEIEVDGGYIRARAPNGLKGTHFVMDVVTVGGTENLLMAATLAEGTTILENAAREPEVVDLAECLVAMGAKITGIGSNRLEIEGVKALNGCTYTVMPDRIETGTYLVAAAATGGSIKLRDTRADILTAVIHKLEEAGAEISVEGDTISLEMHGKRPKAVNLRTAPYPAFPTDMQAQFTAMNAVAIGTSAVTETIFENRLIQVHELNRMGANITLEGNTALITGVERLTGAPVMATDLRASASLVIAAMTAEGETLVDRIYHIDRGYECIEEKLQQLGVNIRRVPG; translated from the coding sequence ATGGATAAACTGATTATTCAAGGCGGCCCAAAGATCTGTGGAGAGATACGTATCTCCGGTTCTAAAAATTCGGGTTTGCCTATTCTAGCGGCGACGTTGTTGGCGAATGGGCCAATGAATATCTGCAATTTACCTCATTTAAACGATATCACCACTATGTTGGCGCTTTTACGCTGCATGGGGGTCGGCATTACGATAAATGAAAATATGGCGGTAGAAGTTGACCCTACCACCCTAACGGACCATGAGGCGCCTTATGAACTGGTTAAAACCATGCGCGCGTCTATTTTGGTTTTAGGGCCTACCTTGGCCAAATTTGGTAAGGCCGATGTATCTTTCCCCGGTGGCTGTGCCATTGGTAGTCGTCCCGTGGATATACATTTGCGTGGTTTAGAAGCGATGGGCGCGGAAATTGAAGTGGACGGTGGTTATATTCGTGCACGTGCACCCAATGGTTTGAAGGGTACGCACTTTGTAATGGATGTGGTTACCGTTGGCGGCACAGAAAATTTACTTATGGCTGCGACTTTGGCTGAAGGTACCACCATTCTAGAAAATGCTGCCCGAGAGCCGGAAGTTGTCGACTTAGCAGAATGCTTGGTGGCAATGGGCGCAAAAATTACCGGTATTGGTTCGAACCGTTTAGAAATTGAAGGTGTTAAAGCGTTAAACGGCTGTACTTATACCGTTATGCCAGATCGGATTGAAACGGGGACCTATCTCGTTGCCGCAGCGGCCACGGGTGGTTCGATTAAATTGCGTGATACTCGAGCCGATATTCTCACCGCGGTTATACATAAGCTGGAAGAAGCCGGTGCTGAAATTTCGGTTGAAGGCGATACTATTTCGCTTGAAATGCATGGCAAACGGCCAAAAGCGGTGAACTTACGAACAGCTCCGTACCCGGCGTTTCCAACCGATATGCAAGCGCAGTTTACGGCCATGAACGCTGTTGCGATTGGGACATCGGCTGTTACTGAAACAATTTTCGAGAACCGCTTGATCCAAGTCCATGAGTTAAACCGCATGGGTGCCAACATAACGCTCGAAGGCAATACGGCTTTAATTACCGGTGTTGAACGTTTAACCGGTGCTCCTGTAATGGCCACGGATTTACGCGCATCGGCTAGTTTGGTTATTGCGGCCATGACCGCTGAAGGTGAAACCTTAGTGGATCGAATTTACCATATCGATCGTGGCTATGAATGTATTGAAGAAAAACTTCAGCAGTTGGGCGTGAATATTCGTCGCGTTCCGGGTTAA
- the hisG gene encoding ATP phosphoribosyltransferase, translating to MSPLTIALTKGRILKETLPLLAAAGIEPLEDIEKSRKLTFETSSQNVRLLILRGIDVPTYVEFGAADVGVSGKDTLIEHNSKSYYEPLDLHIATCKMMTAGIKGESLKPGRIRVATKYVNVAKRYYAEQGRQAEIIKLYGAMELAPVMNLCDEIVDIVDTGNTLRANGLEPRDEICDISSRLIVNKASMKMKHREIEALIDAVGAAVKETQPA from the coding sequence ATGTCGCCACTAACAATCGCTCTAACCAAAGGGCGTATATTGAAGGAAACCTTGCCGTTATTGGCCGCCGCAGGGATCGAGCCTTTAGAAGATATCGAAAAAAGCCGTAAGCTTACGTTTGAAACAAGTTCGCAAAATGTTCGGTTGCTAATTTTGCGCGGCATAGATGTGCCGACTTATGTTGAATTTGGAGCTGCAGATGTAGGGGTTTCGGGTAAAGATACGTTAATAGAGCATAACAGTAAGAGCTATTACGAGCCGCTGGATTTGCACATTGCAACGTGCAAAATGATGACTGCCGGTATTAAAGGTGAATCGTTGAAGCCGGGCCGTATTCGTGTGGCTACCAAGTACGTTAATGTTGCAAAGCGCTACTATGCCGAGCAGGGCAGGCAAGCGGAGATTATTAAGCTTTATGGGGCGATGGAATTAGCCCCTGTCATGAACTTATGTGATGAGATTGTTGATATCGTAGATACTGGCAATACCTTGCGGGCAAACGGATTGGAACCGCGCGATGAAATCTGTGATATTAGCTCACGTCTTATTGTTAATAAGGCGTCAATGAAAATGAAACACCGCGAAATTGAAGCGTTAATCGATGCGGTGGGCGCAGCGGTAAAAGAAACTCAACCTGCATAA